The Coccidioides posadasii str. Silveira chromosome 2, complete sequence genomic interval TCAATCGATACCTTGAAGCTAGGTGATTGGTTGGGAAAAGAGGTCCTGCTGGGACCTTGTTTCCCCAACCCCTTCCGTGAGTCTTTTTTCCTTCATTGCATCTTCGCAGCACCTTTTGACCTGCTCACAACTGCTCACAACTGCTCACACTATCCACCATCTAAATTCTAATGACCATTATTTACATCTGTTGAAATGAGACATTTGCTTCCGAAACCCCCTTCCAGTGGTGAGATGGGGTTTATGGATGCGGAGGTTACCCATTTCCCGGAAAGTCTTCGGGCccaagatgatgacgatggcAGGTTTCATCTTTATGTTTCGAAGCGGGATGAGCTCCTTGAGAGGTATAATAAGGCTGAGATGAACCAGTTCATCAGTATTGCGATATCCGAATCAACCCAGATTGACAAATGCGTCGCTCCACTCACGCAAGTCAGCAGATGCTGGGGTCGAGACACTCGTTGTTTTGCCAACGATGCCGCTCATTGGTCAAAAAGTGAGGTCCCAACAGGACCTCACTTCAAGGGCTATTTACTCATTTTGCATGGACTCGCATGTTTGCTACCCCAGGGATTTATCCTGCCTATGAAGAAAAGCGCCAGCCGAGAAGCGCCCGACCGCCCATGGCCGTCAGTTGCATTTCCTTCTTGGAACCGCTGTCTTCAAGCGAGCATCGAGGACTGTAGACTACAGTGGCTCTGAATATTCTGAAACTGTCGCCCTTCAGTTATTACGAGGACAACCTTTGAGGGCTTGCACCGCGCCATCTTGCAATCTCGATATCCGCCGTGGATATTTGCGACCTAGTCGATAAAAGATGTTCCATGCCGTGGGAGAATTGGTGCAGGAGTTTTGGAGACAGTGTAAGATATTCCAGAAGACTTCCCTGTCTAATGGCTAGTACAATGGATCTGTGCAACCGTAATAACGTCTATCCATCATCGCAACACAGAGGTCATGTGAAAATGCAGGTATAGGCTCCAGGAGCTTGTTGACAGCTTGCTTCTGCTCCTTCCAGAGAATCCACAATTTAGCATTCATCAACTCCATGATCCTCAACAGCAGTGGTGAATGAATCCATGTTGCGCCACTCCAAAAACGATGCCTGAAAGTATCTCTTTGCGATCACTTTAAGCCCATCAATTTGAAAATAGTCACCTTGAACATACATTCAGCGACCTCTAGATACGGGTACGGGCCGCACCGCGGAAAAGCTCAGCAGTTCTCCACCCACCTTCGCTGCCTAGCTACCAGGGATATCATGTCCACCTCCAGTCACGGCCCTGCTGTCTTAGTGATCCTCATCAGCCCCGCCCCCGGCTCCCCCGGATTCCGTACAGGGATATAATGCTGTCCTCCTGCTCTTGTCCTGCTATCAGCAAGTCTGCAACCAGTTATTCCCACAAAGATACTCTACAGTAGAAGCCCCTTGTCTCTGGTCTCCTTATCTCCGCTTTATTGCCTAAATTACTCTCAGTCCCTTGGGCTCTCTGCTCATTTGAAACTCCTTGAAGAGCCGACAACTAAAAGAAAGTCCTAAATTATTTCACCAGAAGATATtgtgttaagattctatATACTTGATTACCATCCTGACTAAGTCTAGAAAGAATGGCTTGCGGCGAGATTATACTACTCACAAACACGTGCGACTTTCACACCAGATACCAAACCAACAGAACACCTTACAGGTATAAGCTCTCAGACTGCAGTGACACAACCTGCAAGTACTCCAGCAGCTATGTGCTGCTGCAGCAGTGAAGGTACAAGGATCTAGTGGGCTAAATCTTGCTTTGACAGGTACAACTTATGAACAAAGTTTGATGACACATTTTGGGAGATAATGATATTGCAGACAGACAGTAAtgttaatattatcttcttaATTCAACATTCATGGCTGTGCTATGTCTTCCCTTCCTCTCCCATCAGGAGTCTTTGAATCTTTGAGAGGCCAAAGAAGTCATTTTGCTGGGTTGCATAGATGGGATCTTCCATTGCCCAACTGACTGTTCCTGTCTTGAGTCCTAGTTTAGTTCCTTCCCTCTGACATGAATCAAAGTCTATAATTACAGGATTGTCCATCTTATCCATCATGATGTTTGATGGATTAAGATCATTGTGTATGAGCCCCAAAGTATGCATATGTCTGATGGCACTCTCAATCTCTTGTAGACAAAGAATTCTGTCACAAGAACTTTCCTTCTTTAGTCTCTGAAACAGGTTCATTGAGTATTTGATAAAACAGAGCCCTGTTATCCTGCCATTCTTGGTAACACAATCAAGGTACTGAGCAATGTTGGGGTGTGGGTGGCTTTGAAGCACTTCACATGCTTCCACCTCAGCCAGTATCTGATGACCTGGCTCCAGGGAAGCAGGAGTGTCACTATAATATAGAAGGCTTTGCTGCTTGATGTAGGAGTTTGGAGGTAAAGGGTCAGGAGCCAGAGTGTAATGGGGGTCCATTGGTGGCCAGATTTTTTCTGCAGGGATTTTGGTAATCTCTAGCTGACTTATGTCGACtgcagaagatgaagaggcACGCCTCATAGAAGAACTCGCCATCTTGTCGCAAGATCAGCTTTGTATGGTTGAAGACAAGGCCACCATCCTGTTCCACAAATGCCTCACTCTGCTCACATATCTCCATAGTAGACATATCTAACTCTACATCTTGTTTGTAAAGGCAGCGCCGAAAATTGGGGGTCTGGAGAATAACCTGGGGGCCAGGGTGCTGAAAGGATGATTGTCTGTTGGAGGGAGTGTTGGGCGATGTGGACATAAGGCCGGGTCACGTGCCCGAGAGTGAGCCATCCAACAAGGTCATTGATTGGTTGAGAAAAAGAGGACCgtaaaaagaagaaaataatgataaagaaataataataaaataaaacaacaAAATACAGCAGCAAAATAGTGCGTGACTGGCAACTGTAGTCAGTCGTAATTACGCCAAGAACCGTTGTAAAATACGGAAGACGTCCAATGCAAAATACGCAGTCACATGACCCTAACTTTCTTCTACAGCTGATTACGTCACCGCCGTCCGGCCCCAAAGTTCACTCCTCCAACCTTAAAGGACGATCCGAAGCCCGCAGCAGAAGCAAACAGCAGTTCGTTCAACTTCTCCCCCTTGCATCCAAAACCCccaaaccccccccccccaaaactAAACTACTACCGAGTAATCATTTGCTTCAGAAAGTGGCCTTTTATGCTTTGCTCCCTCTTTCGCCTTGGTTCTTCGAGCGCCGGAGATGAGCGCTCCGGCGGCTAGCTTTTCTATTAGCGGTTATTTCGATGATACCAAGTTGCTGAGCGACATTTCACGGCGTCTACGAGGGAGGAACTCGGGGAGCTGCTTCCGTCAGATCTAGGGTGGAGGATCCATTCAAACATCATTGTCGTCTTAGGTTCGGTCGGGTTACACGCATCATGGCTTTCTTCTCGCCCCAGACTGCCCGTCCTCCTCCGGTGGGCTCGGGCATATTTGCGGCCTTTGCCGTCGtttccatcttcttcctcgttctcctcctcctcagaCACTACCTACCCTTGCGGAGCACGCCAGCGTACCTCGCCCTGCCCGTGTTCCTGGCCCTTGCTCTTCCTGCAAGCGTCATTCTCTTGGTCCCCATCGATCTCACTTCGAGCACGTCCGGCAGCTCCCCGTCAGGAATATGGCTTCCGTCCCGCGTGATGCTTGTCTCCTGGCGGATAACCTACTGGCTTACATTCGTTCTCACATGGTATggtccttttcctttttcttttttcctttttttttttctattgGAGCACGCCCACCCAAAATTTGTTTCCGACTGCGAACTGACAGATGTTTGACTTCAAACAAATGCAGGCTGATTCTCCCTCTACTTGGCGAATACGTTGATTCGGGACATCGGACACCGAAAGCCAGAATCGCCTACTCCCTCCGATCGAACGCCCGCTACCAACTCCTTATGTTGTCCTGTGGCATAGTCGGCCTTGTATACGTTTTGATCCAGAATGGCTTTAGGTTTAGCTCCCTGAAGAGTCTTGTCATGGCCTTGGCATACGTTTGGGGCTTGGTTCTGGCTATCTATCTCATGGGCCACGGTCTCGTGGCTATACCGAGGGGTCTCTGGAGAAACGTAAACCCAGGCAATAGGCTACGGCGTCTTCAGTCCCGGGCTCCCCTGATATACGATCGCTTGATCGATGCTAAATCCAGCCTTGAAGATATTAGAGCCCGAGTGAGCCAGCTGGAGAGGCGCAAAACGAGCGTGCCATTAGACCTGCAGGACTGGATAGACGATCTGGTGGAAGGCGCAGATTTCCCAGGGGCCGGACCCCCTCAGTTGGCTCTAGCCGATGCATCAAGGTCCACCGGCCCCGTCGTTATCACGGAGAGATACCTGGCGGAGCTTACGAGAAATCTGAACCGCGCGCGCCATAAGAATGCCCGCTTCACAGACGCTTGGAGTCGACTTGTGCAGGAAGCAGCCGATTGCCAGGCGATCATCGATTCTTCAACCTCAAAACACCTCGAATTCAGCCGGTACACGTCGCATTCTACTCTTTCCCACCGCCGTTCACTGCTGACTCCATACCTTCGCCACGTGCTCCATTTCCATGTCCTTCCGGCGGTCCGAATCGTATGCGCTGGTCTCTTTTCAATCGCATCCGCCTGCATTGTTTGGTCAGAATTTGTCAAATCATTTGCACCCAGCATCTCGATTGTCAGTTTGAGTGTCACCCACGCCTATCATGGTACGGCGACAGTTAGTTTTCTCGGCCAGATGGTGGCCTCGGGCTGGCTGCTCTATATGTGTTCGGCCGCTTTCGCCGGCGTAACTGACACAAAAGTCTGGGGCAACCGCGCTCTTGTGCGGCGAAACACCTACGGCGAGAGTGCCTGCTGGTACGCCGGCCTGATAGCCAGGCTCACCGTTCCCTTGGCGTACAACTTCCTTACTCTCCTCTCCCGGGACGTTCAACATCAGACCACTTTTTACGACTTCCTCGGCCGCTTTATCGATCTAACTCCGCTTGGGAAGGGATTCGACTATTTCTTTCCGATCTTCATACTGGTTCCTGTCGCCGCCACACTGTTCAACATGTACGGCAAGGTCAGAAACGCCTTGGGATTCGGATTACTCGAGGGCGAGGACAGCGCTGCGGATGACCCTACCGGCGTTGGGATCGGTACGTGGCGTGAAGGCCGCGAGTTGATCAACCAAGAGCTGAGCGGTCCGGGGTTTCTTGGGCTCTCTTCTCGTTCAGCCGTCCCCGGCAATCGGTACACCGATTCTGGTGATAACGGTCATACCATCCCGCGTCGAGGTCCTACATTACGAGTTCCCCCCTCACACAGATCATCCAGTAGTCTGCCGCAGTACGAATACTCTGCTACGAGCAGGGGCATAAACGTTCACCAGCCGGTTTCGGACGACGAAGATGATGAGAGTCCCTTCCAGTCGTTCGTCCATAGGGTTAAGAATACGTTTGAGACGGCTGGCAAGCCAAAGTGGCTCCAGCGTGTGGATTCCGAGCTCAGACGGCCGAGGTGGATGCGCGGTGACCATGACAACGacaacgacgacgacgacgacgatgtGGAGGAGCAAGGTCGAGGCTCGGGGAATTCAAGCGGGCTGAACCGGTTATTTGGTCCCTAGCCCGATTAGGGTGCGCGCGGCGTTCTGCAGATTCGGTGTACAATTAACACAGCTTAATGTGGTGACGGAGTTTTTGGAGGAGTACAGCAATTTAgcctcctttttcttttttttttttactttttttttttttgaaagaGCATTGGGGGAGGTTATATGGGCTCTGTTCGGAGACATCTATTTACCGGTTCTAGTGCACATAGACATTATTTAATATGTATTTAGTAGTAATTACCCCGTATAGCGGAATCACTGCCTTTGCGGCCTGTGTTGCgtggggggggagggggggggagagagagagagagagagagagagagactgTATGTAGGTCATGGCCGAACAGCCGAGTGTAGAGCGCCAACAGCCAACAGCCTTCCCAAATGACGCTCGATGCACGCAGCTCTTTGTTGTCACAAGGCGACTCGACGGGGATCGCACGGCGCCGGCCAATGCGCGACCTGCTCCCCGCCCTTGGCTCAGCACTGGGAGCTGTTTATATCAATGCTGAGCGGCGGTCATCACGACGCTGTTGGCGGGCGGATCGATTAATAATAACGGCGTAATTATGCGGTATTGGGATTACACGGGGTGTTTGGTGGTGTTAAATAACCGTCTTCCAGAAATAAGCGCTGGGATGGCGGTcggagaagagagaggaaaaaaacCATCTTTGTCACCGAATTCAAACCTACGAAAAAACGATGACTGCAGCCTTTCCACCTGGAACTCCTCTCCAGGAATCCAAGCTGAGATGACCTGACGCCCCGTGCTGCCGCGCTCCCAGACACCACCACTCCTCCttctccccccccctcttATTTCCCCCCCAGCACCAAAAGATCTATGACCCTGGCCCTGCTCCCCTCCGTACGCGCGAGTGTCGCTTCGTACTGGACCACCCTGGTGTCTAACCTCCCCCCCGCCCTCCACGCTTCCGTTCTGCATCTGGAGACCGCAACCTCGCAGTCCATCGCCGCCGTTTCGTCTCGCGTTGCTTTCTTCCTCCCTTTCCTCCCGTTTTCATCCTCCCTTGGCGTTCCCTTCGCCCTCGCAGCCACCGCTCTAGCTGTCCTCCTGGCCACCCTGCTCATCACAATGACCAGCTGGAGACGTTCGAACGTGTGGAGAGATGTCCCCTCGCCGTTTGGTGCGTTCTTCCGAGCTCCCCAGGTGCGGGACGAGGACTTTGACTACGTGGGGCCCGAGGAGCTCGGCGCTGGCTGGCGTCGACCGTCGTTCGGCCGGTTGGACTCGATGAGAGATCTAGGTCCACAGCGTGCTGCCGGCGGCGAGCACGTGTACGACGAAGATGATGTCGAGAACGacaacgacgacgacgacgacgacgacgatgagcGGGAGCCCGATGTGCTCAGATTGAGACACCATACGAAGTCTTACCTGCTCCAATTCCCCGCATTTGCAATTGGTGATGGCATCCTGACGGTTGGAGACGTGCGGAGGGCGGCCGGCAACGTGTTGAATGTCAGTCGACTGAGGCGGATCAAGCTGCTCTACAAGGGCCGGTTGCTGAAGGACGACAATGCGTCTGCTAAAAGCGTGGGGTTGAAGCAGAACTCCCTGATAATGTGTGTGGTCTCGGAGGATTTTGGATCTGATGACGACTCGACCAGTGAGTCTGAAGTGGGCGAGTTCGCCCGGTACCGTACCAATTACGAGCGCGAGCCTCGACGCCGGCTGTCCAGCCCGCCAGGGGGGAGAAGGAGAGCCCAGTCGAAACGAAAAGACGCCCGTGTCGATAGGCACCGCGAGGATGAAAGCGAGGCTGGCCCACGCAGCGAGCCACGAATATCTCATTCTCAGCCGCCTCGACCCCGGATCTCTCCGCATATTCCACACCCTACGGAGAGCAAACCCTCGTCCCCGCTGTCTGCCCCCATGTCACCCGCTCTCACGCCCTCGTCTCGCATGCCAACGCCGTCCCCCATGCTCAATTCCTCGCAGACACCACGGGAGAAGCTCAGGATTCTAGATGATTACGTGGACAAGGTTCTGAAGCCTCTGATCAAGCAGTACATCGAGCAGCCGCCGCATGACCAGAAAGCTTTAGAGATGGAGCACAAGAGGCTAAGCGAGACTGCAATGACCCAGGTCCTGCTCAAGGCCGATGGGGTTGAGTTGGAGGGTGATGGAGTTGCTCGCAAGCAGAGGAAGGCGCTCATTTTGAAGGTCCAAAGTCTACTCAAGAGCCTTGATGCTGCCGCCAAACATTGAGACAGTAGAAGAGAGAGCCGGGGGGCGGgggggaagagaaagagaaagaaaagcatTCCCAGTTGCATCGGCACCATCGAAACGGGTTTGGTTTGATGGAGTTGAGGAGCTGCGAACTTTTTTGTCAGAAATACATAATTGCATAGAAGGGTATCTTGGCTTGTTaattcttcctttttttatcCTTTCTTGATACTATGTCATGACCAGCTTCTCTGCTCAATTTACTTTTAATCATTATCGCTATCGCGCTCTCCTTTGTGGGCATACTTTtaaacttttttttttttttttttttttttttttggccttcAAAAACTGCTACGCGGTATGATTGCATCCTGACAGTTGTTCAATTGCCCATGTTGCCACAGCATACAAAGTAGATGACGGAGCATTAAAAAGCAGAACAGATGTGCATCCTTGTTGCATGAGACGGCTGTTATATTTCCTTCCTTGCTCCTgcatctctctctctatttttttttttttttttttttttttttttttggaccATAAAGACATACATCACTACTTATATTGATCTCGACATTCGGTGCATTTACAAGCTTCGTCTCACCCACCAAACCATTTGTCTTTTGGCCTCCTTTATATGTATACCACCATGACAGAATGCAATACATTTTCCAGCTCTGCGTGGCAAAAATCTGAGCTGTGCATTTCAATTAATACGGCCAGCCTGCTCACATGAGCCCAAGTGAAGCGGAACTGCTTTTACTGGGCAATTGAGCCTGCAGAGCGGGCTGCGGAGTGAGATAGACCACGCCAATCAGAGGCGCGTGCTGCCATCCCGGGGGAGAAAAGACAGACGTCCTCAAATCAGATCGAAAAGAGCGGCATCGCACTTCCAAAAGAGACGCAATAtgcctgtacggagtaaggAGTAGAGTGATATGATATGCTCCGTACGAGTACCGCGTGAGAGCTTCGATGTGGACAGCAAAGACGGGCCAACCcctatttcttcttttttttattattattttgttGGAGATTAACGGGGCTGCCGTTAATTAACCACTATTGAttgtatttatttttatttatttttatttttttttttgcaactCGAAGCAGGCGGCTTCTCATCTTTTAGTCTAACTACTGGAGCCGAGTAATTTAGAGCCAGTGATCTAATAGATTAATTTGCAAGAGTGGACAAAGCTCTCAACAACCACTATTTAACAAGCCCGTTCGCGCTCTTGGCGACGATCAGCGACCTCGTCGACGACCACCGCCCTCCCTGTCCATGTCTCACAGCCCAGCAAGCGATCCATAAGCCAGAAGCTGCCGTGTCGAAAGAGTCCGTCCTGAAGCTCCTCCTGCACACCAGCCCATCTCtccaaccaaaaaaaaaaaaaaaaaaaaaaaaaaaaaaaagaggaagaagtcCGGCACGCCATTcgtttggtttttttttcttccctttcatTTATCGTCCTTCCTTTTACCACTCCTTGGCTGGCTCCCCTGGTTCTTCGATTCTCATCTCTCGTTGCTGGTTGGCTGCTTTTCTTCCCTCTGTCTCTGCAACCCAAACTGTCCCTATCTTCATCACCGTCGCCGTAAGTGTCGACTGCCTCAGCCTCCCCTGGCgaaaagtaaaaaaagaaaaaggaggcctccccttcttcctcttctcttcgaTCACCGTACGCGCTCTGCGGGAGAAGTTCTCGTCCCCGGGggtttttccttctcttctccagcAATCCATTCGACGGCTTCCAAACGTCAGTCCAGTCCTtgaacaaaacaaaaaatcgGTTCCACAGCTGCCATGCAATGAGCATTCGCCTGCCCTAGTCCTGTCCGCCCCCCCTCCAAACCCGTTTTCCGTACGACCAACGGCCGTCTTCGTCCCGAACTACATTTCCCGATACCGCTGGGTCGAGGCCTGCTGAGCCAAaggaaccaaaaaaaaaaaaaaaaaaagaaaagaaaaatatcgTTTTGCGCCCACGATCAAACCCAGATCGCGTCTTCAAGCTCGGACGAACCTTGGCCTAGTGTGGTTCCTTTTAAATATCAGTTTCAGAATTTCGGGGCTCTCCCGGGCCGCTTGTCCTTCATCCTTTGCGCAATCGAGGGTTTCCCCTACCTTATCGCCATACATATACATACCATCCATACATAGTTTATCCCTGCAATTATATTTCCTTTCCCACCGgacctcttcctcctcctcctcccacttGGGACGCTTAGCTTCTCCCTCCTGACCGGCAAGCAAAGCTATCCCTTCCCTACCCCGAACAGGCACAGCTTCGGGGATCATAACGACTGGCCCATTGAGGGAGAAACGTTGGGGTTGGGATCCGAATCAGGACAGACGCAACCGCACCGAGGGAAGTGTGCTTGGGTCCTGACACGTTAAAACTGCGTCAATTCGGAAGACTATTGCTGGCATGGCAGAGACTGCTGCAAACAACTCAGCAGATGCTCTGTCATCGCCCGGCAGTGTGAAGGAAAGCCAGCGACCATGGGATCAATCCCCTTCAAATGGACAAGATGTACGTCGAAAGTTGCTCTACTTGGCgcaattttcctttttttttttttttaatttttccaACAATAGGCCCCTCGTTTCTTTCAGGATGCATTTTTGTATGATCATCAAATCTCGGCATCCTGCgcctttttattttcatttttttttttttttttctatattttTTTCCACCCCCGAAAactctcactctctctcttcttctcttctttttttttttttttttttttttttttttcaattgCTAACTATTTACTCCCCGCAGTCCACGAATCCCGCCCCTTCCAAGCCTCGAACGTCCCACGATTCTACAGCTCCCCACCCAAAATACAACTCAAAGAACAGTATTTCCGAGGCCGTGAATGGAACCCCCGTTTCCGGCACCCTGTCGCGATCGGGGTCAAGACAGGGCCATCTCCAGGATCAGGGTTATTTAGCAACTCATCGGGGCGATACATCAAGCCGGATGGACACTGGTCTAGGCCCCGGCGGCAGCGACTCAGACAGTCTATTGGACCTTTATGAACAAGATCCGGCAAATCGCAGCTCATCCAGTATCATGGATTCAACGGACCCAAAGCCGGACAAGGGAGGCTATTACCGGCCCCAAGAGCCCGACGACTCGCACTGGATTCATCGGGACAAGCTGGCGAAGATCGAGAGCGAAGAGCTGCAGCAATTCGGTATCCAAGCTCAAGATCCTGTTCTCATGAGACATAGATCAGACAGCAAAAGAGGCCGTAGCTACGAGTCCCAGAGTATTGGAACAAATGGAAGCGTGGAGCCAAACGAGTCGTTTCCCATCATCCACGAGGATAAGAGGCAACGGCTTGCTTCACCTATTCCCATCGACGACGGTCCGCAGGACGAAGACGTTGGGCCGGCCGTGTTCGAGGACCCACGTCTACCAGAAGAAATCGCGGCTGATCCCTATGAAGATGGTGGTAGCGCGTCGTCGTCAAGAGTGTACCGCATGCCTGGTTTGAGGAAGAGCTCGTCTCGGATTCCGGTTCTCGCTTCGAGCCCTCACCCCATTCCTCACGAGTACCTGGGCCGCGACTCTCCTCTCCCAAGAACTAGGAACAATACGGTGACTAGCGGAGATGAAGATACCTTGTCGTTTTCAAAAACCCGACGTCCCAGCGAATCGGCACCCCGCGTGTTGCAGACCCCAGAGCCGCAAATCGAGACAACCCCCCCGCAAAGCTCCCAACCCTCCACTGCGAGTCGTCAATTGCAGAACTCACCTTCCAAGGCGAAGCACTCTGCCAAATCGACCCCCGCCACGAGCCGTAAAGCTTCCGGCACCCAAGATACGCGGAAAAGTTCGGGAACCCACAAGAAAGCGGCCGCCAGCAACGGCAACGGTAGCATCCAGAATCAGCGTCCGGGCACAAGATCCGGAGAGCGTCGGCCCCCAACCGGACTCAATCGCCCAGAAGGCGATCCTCCATGGCTGGCGACTATGTACAAGCCAGATCCACGCCTGCCACCAGACCAGCAGATGCTTCCCACCCACGCGAAAAGGCTCCAGCAAGAGCTCTGGGAAAAGGAGGGCAGGATACCATCTACCTACGACAAGGATTTTGCTCCATTGGCCATTCGACGTGATGAGAAGCCTCCATCTCCTGTCGCAGAGCCCGAACTGCCAAAGGAAGAAGACCCCTGTCCCATTGTTTTCGCGCCCCCATCACTGCCGTCACTACCATCACCGCCAAAGAGCCCGGAGATGAGAGACCATCCCGGGAAAGGTGATACTGACCGCTCAGGTTACAAATCAATACCTTCTCTGATCCCTAGCGCTACAGAACCGACATTCACGACGTCCATCAGTGCGAAACCGGGGCCCAGTCCCATGCAAGAACAACCCCCTCCCAAAAAGAAGAGCTGCTCTTGCTGCATTGTTATGTGATCAAAATGTTGCTTATATCGGTCAAAGCCGGATATCTCGTTCTAATCTAGGCAGCTAATCGCAgtttttcccccttcccgGGCTATCCTTGCCGTATTTCTTCACTTCCATAAGAGTGTGTTACCTATTACCGAATCCCCCATTTGCGTCGTCCTTTGATTAGCAGGTTTGGAGCTTTCCTATGTGTttggtttttctttttcttttcccttt includes:
- a CDS encoding uncharacterized protein (EggNog:ENOG410PN24~COG:T), which produces MASSSMRRASSSSAVDISQLEITKIPAEKIWPPMDPHYTLAPDPLPPNSYIKQQSLLYYSDTPASLEPGHQILAEVEACEVLQSHPHPNIAQYLDCVTKNGRITGLCFIKYSMNLFQRLKKESSCDRILCLQEIESAIRHMHTLGLIHNDLNPSNIMMDKMDNPVIIDFDSCQREGTKLGLKTGTVSWAMEDPIYATQQNDFFGLSKIQRLLMGEEGKT
- a CDS encoding uncharacterized protein (EggNog:ENOG410PHP6~COG:S~TransMembrane:9 (o14-35i47-68o95-115i136-153o165-189i361-380o400-430i451-470o502-520i)~BUSCO:3706at33183) — its product is MAFFSPQTARPPPVGSGIFAAFAVVSIFFLVLLLLRHYLPLRSTPAYLALPVFLALALPASVILLVPIDLTSSTSGSSPSGIWLPSRVMLVSWRITYWLTFVLTWLILPLLGEYVDSGHRTPKARIAYSLRSNARYQLLMLSCGIVGLVYVLIQNGFRFSSLKSLVMALAYVWGLVLAIYLMGHGLVAIPRGLWRNVNPGNRLRRLQSRAPLIYDRLIDAKSSLEDIRARVSQLERRKTSVPLDLQDWIDDLVEGADFPGAGPPQLALADASRSTGPVVITERYLAELTRNLNRARHKNARFTDAWSRLVQEAADCQAIIDSSTSKHLEFSRYTSHSTLSHRRSLLTPYLRHVLHFHVLPAVRIVCAGLFSIASACIVWSEFVKSFAPSISIVSLSVTHAYHGTATVSFLGQMVASGWLLYMCSAAFAGVTDTKVWGNRALVRRNTYGESACWYAGLIARLTVPLAYNFLTLLSRDVQHQTTFYDFLGRFIDLTPLGKGFDYFFPIFILVPVAATLFNMYGKVRNALGFGLLEGEDSAADDPTGVGIGTWREGRELINQELSGPGFLGLSSRSAVPGNRYTDSGDNGHTIPRRGPTLRVPPSHRSSSSLPQYEYSATSRGINVHQPVSDDEDDESPFQSFVHRVKNTFETAGKPKWLQRVDSELRRPRWMRGDHDNDNDDDDDDVEEQGRGSGNSSGLNRLFGP
- a CDS encoding uncharacterized protein (EggNog:ENOG410PQ9T~COG:S~TransMembrane:1 (n2-9c14/15o63-85i)); amino-acid sequence: MTLALLPSVRASVASYWTTLVSNLPPALHASVLHLETATSQSIAAVSSRVAFFLPFLPFSSSLGVPFALAATALAVLLATLLITMTSWRRSNVWRDVPSPFGAFFRAPQVRDEDFDYVGPEELGAGWRRPSFGRLDSMRDLGPQRAAGGEHVYDEDDVENDNDDDDDDDDEREPDVLRLRHHTKSYLLQFPAFAIGDGILTVGDVRRAAGNVLNVSRLRRIKLLYKGRLLKDDNASAKSVGLKQNSLIMCVVSEDFGSDDDSTSESEVGEFARYRTNYEREPRRRLSSPPGGRRRAQSKRKDARVDRHREDESEAGPRSEPRISHSQPPRPRISPHIPHPTESKPSSPLSAPMSPALTPSSRMPTPSPMLNSSQTPREKLRILDDYVDKVLKPLIKQYIEQPPHDQKALEMEHKRLSETAMTQVLLKADGVELEGDGVARKQRKALILKVQSLLKSLDAAAKH
- a CDS encoding uncharacterized protein (TransMembrane:1 (i131-150o)) → MLIAWQLWNRFFVLFKDWTDVWKPSNGLLEKRRKNPRGRELLPQSAYGDRREEEEGEASFFFFYFSPGEAEAVDTYGDGDEDRDSLGCRDRGKKSSQPATRDENRRTRGASQGVVKGRTINEREEKKTKRMACRTSSSFFFFFFFFFFWLERWAGVQEELQDGLFRHGSFWLMDRLLGCETWTGRAVVVDEVADRRQERERAC
- a CDS encoding uncharacterized protein (EggNog:ENOG410PNZ2~COG:S~BUSCO:7371at33183) — protein: MAETAANNSADALSSPGSVKESQRPWDQSPSNGQDSTNPAPSKPRTSHDSTAPHPKYNSKNSISEAVNGTPVSGTLSRSGSRQGHLQDQGYLATHRGDTSSRMDTGLGPGGSDSDSLLDLYEQDPANRSSSSIMDSTDPKPDKGGYYRPQEPDDSHWIHRDKLAKIESEELQQFGIQAQDPVLMRHRSDSKRGRSYESQSIGTNGSVEPNESFPIIHEDKRQRLASPIPIDDGPQDEDVGPAVFEDPRLPEEIAADPYEDGGSASSSRVYRMPGLRKSSSRIPVLASSPHPIPHEYLGRDSPLPRTRNNTVTSGDEDTLSFSKTRRPSESAPRVLQTPEPQIETTPPQSSQPSTASRQLQNSPSKAKHSAKSTPATSRKASGTQDTRKSSGTHKKAAASNGNGSIQNQRPGTRSGERRPPTGLNRPEGDPPWLATMYKPDPRLPPDQQMLPTHAKRLQQELWEKEGRIPSTYDKDFAPLAIRRDEKPPSPVAEPELPKEEDPCPIVFAPPSLPSLPSPPKSPEMRDHPGKGDTDRSGYKSIPSLIPSATEPTFTTSISAKPGPSPMQEQPPPKKKSCSCCIVM